One segment of Panicum virgatum strain AP13 chromosome 3K, P.virgatum_v5, whole genome shotgun sequence DNA contains the following:
- the LOC120699962 gene encoding dof zinc finger protein MNB1A-like — MEAAAAAAAGREQCPRCASRDTKFCYFNNYNTAQPRHFCRACRRYWTLGGSLRNVPVGGATRKRPRPPRRPPITRAIAAAAAAPGLLQGAAGGLLASLLLDLGSAPPPVLQGRLIGSDSLGLGQPAPLAAAGSADLALAHLDFGVGDPLLWPAATTMVLEGDRAFPLPPPAALWPELTAAVPPALHHGGSPHLLL; from the coding sequence atggaggcagcggcggcggcggccgcggggcgggAGCAGTGCCCGCGGTGCGCGTCGCGGGACACCAAGTTCTGCTACTTCAACAACTACAACACGGCGCAGCCGCGGCACTTCTGCCGCGCGTGCCGCCGCTACTGGACGCTGGGGGGCTCCCTCCGCAACGTCCCCGTCGGGGGCGCCACGCGCAAGCGCCccaggccgccgcgccggccgcccatcacccgcgccatcgccgccgccgccgcggcgccgggacTCCTgcagggcgccgccggcggacTCCTCGCCTCGTTGCTGCTGGACCtgggctcggcgccgccgccggtgctccAAGGCCGGCTCATCGGCTCCGACAGCCTCGGCCTCGGGCAGCCGGCGCCGctagccgccgccggctccgccgacctcgccctcgcccaCCTGGACTTCGGCGTGGGGGATCCGCTGCTGTGGCCGGCCGCGACGACGATGGTCCTGGAGGGCGACCGCGCGttcccgctcccgccgcccgccgcgctgtGGCCGGAGCTCACCGCGGCGGTGCCGCCCGCGCTGCACCACGGCGGCTCTCCGCACCTGCTCCTGTGA